The window GAACGTCACGTCTCCCGGCGCACCGAACCCCAGGCAGTCGCCGGGAGACAGCGTGTGCGACGCGCCTCCTTCCTGCACGGTGAGGGTGCCGCCATGCACCCAGACGAGCTGCCGGATATGTTCGTACGATGCGGCGGGCAGCGTCACGCGCTGCCGGGCGGGCAGGATGACGCGCACAACTTCCAGCGGATGTGCCGGGTGTGCGAACACCTGCTGGCGCACGTAGCCGGTGCCTGGGTCCTGCCAGCGCGGCTGGTCGGCCTCGCGGCTCAGGAGGTCCTGTCCTTCGGCGCGCAGCAGCAGGCCCGCGAGCGTCAGGTCGAAGGCGCTGGCGAGGCGCACGAGGGTGCTGGCGGTGGGGCTCATCTCGGCGCGCTCGATGCGGCTCACGGCAGCCTTGGAGATGCCCGAGTGCCGGGCGAGGTCCGCCTGCGACCATTGCCGCGCGCGGCGTTCCTGCATGATGCGCCGGGCCAGCTGAAGTTCTGCCTCATCCACGATCAGAGTCATATGACTCTTATAGTGGATTTCTGGCAGGTTTTCCATCGTCCAGGTCCGTTATGTGACGCGGGTCACCCCTCTCCCGTCCCCGCAGTCTCCCTGACACCCGGCCCGGCGTGATGCGGCTATGAGCTGAACTCTACAAGTTCAGCTCAAAATCGTATGACAACCACCAGACAACCCGTGAGGACGCCACCGAACGTCATACCAGACGCGCCATGCAGTCCTCGGGTCCGTCACGTCGCCTGCCCTGCCAGGGCACTGTTTTTGCGGGACGACGAACCCTGCGCCCGAGCAGCACAACCTGTGCACTGATATGAATCTGAAACGGTCCGGATATTAAGCTGGCCGCATGAACAAGCGCTTCTTTCTCCTCCCGATCATTGGCATGCTCGGCGCAGTGAGCTGTGCGCCTCTGATCGTCGGTCTGCCCGCCCAGCGCCCCGTCTTCGAGGAAGGGCAGGGCTGGCAGCTCACCACCCCGCAGGGCCTCAAGATCAGCCTGCGCGTCCCGCCGCGCGACCCGCTGATCCCCACGTACACCACGCAGCTCGGGCAGGCCAGCGTCCACAACACCAGCGCCGATTTCGTCATCTACTACGAGCCTGCGAGCAGCATCCCGGAGTTCTTTAGCGTCGTGGTCGGCCCGGACGCCAACGGTCACGTCTACAACTGCGACTTCCGCGAGGTCAACGCGGTGACGGTCGGCAGCGGCATGCAGGGCATGTACTCCGACGACACCAGCGAACAGTCCGACGCCTTCGTGCAGTACCTCGAGGAAGGCAGCGTCCGCACGCACCAGTACTGCTCCATGACCCGCGTCGACTGAACACCACCCACCAGGGCAGAGCGGAAGGACCCCCCAAAGGTCCTTCCGCTCTCTGTCTGGCCCGTCCCCACGGGGAGCCTGCCCGCAGCGGTTGACCGGATTTCCGGTCAGTTGCCGGGGATGCCGAAGTCCTGCACCCAGTACGTCCCGAAGGCGTTCGCGAAGGGCGCGTTGGCGATGGCCGACCCGAAGCGCGTGAAGGCCGGGTTCATCAGGTTCAGGCAGTGTTCCGGGCTGGCGAGCAGGCCCGCCATCGCTTCCTCGGGCGTGACGACGTCGTACACGGCGTTCTCACCGGCCTTGCCGACAAATCCGGCGCGGGCGGCGCGCGCGGTGGGGTCCGACTGGTCCTTCGCGCTGATGTGCCCCCGGAAGTTCAGCTGCACCATGTCCTGCACGTACACGGCGGCAGAGGTCGCGAGCTGCGGGTCCCAGCTGAGGGGGCCGGTGCTGTTCATGAGTTTCTCGCCGCACTTCTGGCCCTGGGCGCGCGCGGCGTTGGTGAGGTCCAGCAGGCGGCGGTTGAAGGTGCTGAACTGGGCGGCGTCCACCGCGTCGGGGTTCGCGACGATCACGGCGACGTTGCCGGACGTGGTGGCCACACCGTACTCGCGGAATCCGTCCCAGAAGCCGCAGCGGCCCGCGAGCATCCCGCCGAGGCGGGTGAGGTCGCCGTAGTTGCTGGCGCGGAAGGTGCGGCGCATGGTGCTGCGGTACGCCTGACGGGTGAGGGCGGGGTCCGGCGCGTAGCCCTGGAGCAGGTCGGCGGCGGCCCGGTCGAGGGCTGCGTTCTGCGTGAGGGTGACGTGACAGGTCTGAAAGGCCTGCTGTGCGGCCGCGCCGAGGTCGCGCGGGCTGAGCGTGCCGGACGCGTGGGCGGACGTGGCGGCGAAGGTGAGAGCGATGAAGGTCCGATAAAGAAAGCGCACCCGCCGAGTCTACCGAGCCGACCGCATGACCGCCGTGACAAATGTGGCGCGCAGTGACGGGTCACGGAGCGCGGCGTGCGAAGCTCACGGATCGCTCAAGCGCACGGTCGTCCCGGTGGACGATCCTCACCGCGCGGCGCGGCATCCTGCCCGGACAGGCATGCCGCACCGGAGGTCTACGAATGAAATCAGCCAGCGTGAAACGCCCGCCGTCCACCCCTTCCGCCTGGTCGCGCCTGCTCACGCCAGGCCTGCTGGCGGCCGCCCTGCTGGGGGCCTGCGCGCCCGCCGTGCAGGTGACCCGTCCGCCTGTCACCGTCAGCGTGAGCGATCCCGCCACGCTGACGCGCCTCGCGCCCGCGACACTGGTCCTGCGGAATTCCGCTCCCGCGCCGCTGCGCGACGCGGTCATCACGCTCGAGGGGGTGCGGGCCGCGTCCGGCGGTCAGGACATCCGCTGCCGCGAGGTGGCCGCGCAGCGCTTCGAGTGCCGGGTTCCGGACCTGCTCCCTCAGATGCCGGGCCTCACGGACGGCGTCTGGGTGCGCTACGACGGCGTCCTCAGCGGCGCGAGCGTCACCTTCACGCGCGACCAGCCGATGAGTGACCAGCAGTACGTCAAAATCCTGCTGCAGTGACGGCGAAACTGCACGCCACGCGGGGCGCCCGCTCCGGAGAACGGAGCGAACGGCGACACCTTCCGGAGGCCGTGACGAGGTGCTACGGGTCCGGCAGGTCCGGCCAGGAGGGGTCGAGGGAACGCAGGTAAGCGCACAGCTGCTCGGCTCCCCGGAAGTACCGCGAGGTCCGCAGCGACGGGCTGTACAGGCTGATGCGCCACGCGCTGCCGTCCTCGTTCCGTTCCTGCCAGTAGCGCAGCACGAACACCCTGGGCGGGGCGTCCGCGTGTGGCCGGACAGGCGAAGAGAGAGGTTCGGGCATGCCTCAGGATAGGCGTGTCTGCGTGACGGAGGCGTTATGGGGCGACCGTCCCGCAGGTCAGGTGCGGTACCAGCCGTCCGGCGCGGCCTCTCGCAGGCGGTGAAGGGCGGTCTGCGCCACGGCGCGCAGGTCCGGCTCGGCGGGCGTGAGGGCGGCCGCGGCGCGCCATGTGACGTCCGGGAAGTCGTGCGTCTGCCCGAGCTGCAGGGCCTCCCGCTGCAGGGCCTGCCGCCAGGAGGCGCGGGTGGTGGCCTGTGCCTGCAGCAGCAGGGCATGCGCGAGCTGTTCAGGCATGCTGCACGCGCGGGCGATGCTGGCGGCGGCCTCCGCGTGACGTTCGGCCGCGCCGCCGGTCGCTGGCCCGCCCTGGCTGTGGATGTTCACGACGCTGAGGGCCTGCGCGGCCACGCAGTCGACAAGCGGGTACCCGGTCCGGGCGGCGAGCGTCTGCGCTTCCAGGGCGAGGGGCAGGGCCGCGTCCGTGTGACCGCGCCGGGCCAGGGTCGCGGCGAGTGACGCGAGCACGAACGCCAGCCGGTACGGGTCGTTCACCTCGCGTGCGAGCGGCAGGGCCGCCTCGAGGCTCATCAGGGCGGCCTGGTCTCGTCCCGCGCGGTAATGCACGATGGACGTGCGGTGATGCACGTCCGTGAGGTGCAGCGGGTAGCGTTCCAGCAGGGGGCGTGCGAGGCGCAGTTCGTGCAGGGCGCGGCGGCTCTGGCCGAGGCTGGTGAGGACGGTGCTGAGGTTCGCGCGGTACAGCCCCTGACTGTAGGGAGAGCTGGGGGCCGCGAGGAGACGTTCGAGCAGTTCGGCGGCCTCGGCGTTGCGGCCGAGCGTCCAGTACGTCCAGGCGAGGTTGTTCTCGAAGCCGCTCGGCGCGCCGGGCGGCACGGCGCGCAGGAGCGCCTCGTACGCCTCCACCGCTTCGGGGCCGCGGCCGGTGTGCCACAGCAGCAGCGCACGCTCGTTCTCGAGGTCGGGATCGCCGGGCGCGTGCCGGAGCGCCTCCCCGATGGCGGTCTCGGCGTCCGGCACCTGTGCGGCGCGCAGGTGCAGCCAGAACCGGGCGCGCCACAGCCCGGCCCGGACAGCGGGAGCAGCGTCTTCAGGGAGGATGCGCAGCGCGTCGCCGATCGCCTGCAGTCCCTCCGGGAGTCTGCCCTGTTTGCGGCGCAGTTCCGCCAGGGCCGCCGCGCCGAGGCTGAGGTCGAGGGTCAGTCGGAGGGCGCGCGCCTGGGTCTGCGCCAGTTGCAGTTCGTGTTCGGCCAGGGCGGGATCGAAGTCGGTGAGCGTCACGCCGAGCGCGCGGCGGGCCGCCACCTGTTCCTCCGGGGTGAGGCCCGCGTGCAGCGCCTGCCGGTAGGCGTCGGCGGCGGCCGTGACGGCCCCGTTGGCGTGGTACGTGCGAGCCGCCTGCACGTGCCACTGCGCGGCACGTGCGTCGTTCCCGGCGAGTGCCCAGTGCCGGGCGAGCCGTCCCGGGTCGTCGTGCGCGGCGCGGCGCTCCAGGGCGGCCGCGATCCGGCCGTGCAGCAGCGCCGTGATCGGGGCGGGCAGGGCCTGCAGGGTCGCCTGAGCGAGCAGGTCGTGCGTGAAGGGGGACGGGCTGCCCGGCACGCTCAGCACGCGCGCCTGCACGAGTTCCGTCCAGGGCGGGCCGAGGTCGACGGGATGGGTGCCGAGCACGTCGGCGGCCAGTTCGGCACTGAAGGCGGGACCGGCGACCGCCGCGATCCGCGCGAGGCGCAGCGCGTCCCCGCCGAGGGCCTCCAGGCGGCGCGTCATGAGGGCCTGCAGGCCCGGCAGGTGCGGCAGGTGGGCGGGCCAGCCGCGCGTGAGGGCGCCCGCTTCCCGCAGGGCGCGCAGTGTCTCGAGCAGCGTCAGCGGCAGGCCGCCCGTGGACCGCGCGAGGTCATGCACGAAGGTGTGGGGCGCGTCCGGCGCGAGGTGCCGCATCAGGACGTGCACGTCCTCGTCGGTGAGCGGTTCGAGCGTCACGGCGGACGCCTCGCGCGCGCGGGCGGCGGCGCGCAGCGCAGCGAGGCGCTCGGGCGGGAGTTCCGCCGCGCGGTACGCGAGGACGGCGCGGGCACCTGAGCGGATGTCCGGGTGGCCGAGCACGTACTGCCAGATCTCCCAGCTGGACGTGTCCATGAAGTGCACGTCGTCGAGGAACAGCAGGGTGTCGCCCGCCGCGGCCGCGTGAGCGTACAGCGCGGCGACCGCCTCGCTGAACCGCAGGCGGTCCTCGTGGGTCACGAGAGGCGGCAGGGCGGGGGAGCGTTCCGGCTGCAGGCGCGCGATTTCGGCGTCCACCCAGCCGGGCAGCGGCAGGCCGGGATGACTGCGGCGCAGTTCGCGCACGGCGCGGGCCAGGGTCGCGTACGGGAAGGCGTCGTCGCCGGGCCTGCCCGTGACGGTGCGGACGCGCGTGCCGTGCGCGCGGGCGAGCGTGTCGAGCGCGTCCAGCGCCAGGCGGGTCTTGCCGCTCCCGGCCGGACCGACGAGGTACACGCGCCGGCCGGCTTCCAGCGCGGCGCGCACCTCCCGCAGCGCGGCGCTGCGGCCGACGAGCGGCACGAACGGCTCCAGCCAGCCGCCCGGACTTCCCTGCGCCGCAGGCGCCGGTCGCGGGGAGGCGCGTTCCGGCGTTCGGCTGTCCGTGTCCCGCGTGATCACCTGCGCGAGTGCCACCGTCTGCGGCATGGGCTCCACGCCGAGTTCGCGCTGCAGGACTTCGCGGCAGCGGGCGTAGGCGCGCAGCGCCGCGCCACGGTCCCCCAGCCGGTGGTGCAGGTCCATCACGCTGCGGTACGCGAATTCCGACACCGGTTCGAGCAGCAGCAGGCCCTCGGCGGCCGCGAGGGCCGCGTGCAGCTCCCCGCGCGCCTCTGCGGCGCGCATCAACGTGAGCTGCGCGTCCTGTTGCACGTTCCTGAGGCGTTCGCGCTGCGCGAGCAGCCAGTCCTGCAGGTCCGGGCAGTCGTCGTAGTCCAGACCGGACAGCAGGTCGTGTCCGAAGTGCAGCACGTCCGCCGCGCGGCCCTCGAAGGCCGCGAGTTCGAGGGCCGTCACGTCCACGGTCACGACCGGCAGCAGGCGCACGCGTTCCCCGGGGCTGAGGATGTCGCCCGTCAGGCCCCGCAGACGGTAGAGGGTCTGGCGGAGGTTGTTGCGGGCCGCGTGCTCCGTCACGTCCGGCCACAGCAGGCCCGCCAGCACGGAGCGGGTCTGCTCGCCCTCCAGCGCCACGAACGTGAGCAGGGCAGCGACCTTGCGCTCCAGCGGGCGCGTGTCGCCCAGGTGCGTGCGGATGACGGGCGGACCGAGCACGGTCACGTGCACGGTCTCGGGGACAGACTCGGGCAGTCCGGAGTCCCGGCCAGGGGTCATGGTCCATGGTACAGAAAACGGCGGTCGGGGAGTGCGATCACCGAGGCGACGGGGAAGGCCAGCCGGAACGTTCCGGGACGGGAGGGCAGGGTGTGCACCGGCCTTTCCGGAATCCTTACACGGGCGGTCTACACTCGGGGGATGCGTCTGCTGCTGCTCGAAGACGACCCCCGGCTGCACGCCCTGATCGTCACCGGCCTGCGTGAGGCCGGGCACAGTGTCGAGGGCGTGACGACGGCCCGCCTCGCCTACAACGTCGCCATGACAGGCACCTTCGACGCATTGATCCTCGACGTGATGCTGCCGGAAGGCGAGGACGCCGGATTCCTGCTCGCCCGGCGGCTGCGGGAGGAGGGTCAGGGCACCCCCATCCTGTTCCTGACGGCCAGGTCCGACGTGGAGTCGCGCCTGCAGGGCCTGGAGGTCGGTGACGACCACCTCGGGAAGCCCTTCGACTTCCGTGAGTTGCGCTCCCGCCTCGCGGGCCTGGTACGCCGCGCGGCCGGGCAGGCCAGGAGTGTCCTGCCGCTCCCCGGGGGGGCGGGGCTGGACGTGCACCGGCGCGAGGTGCTGGACGCCGCCGCGCGGCCCGTGCCGCTCACGCCGAGGGAGTTCGAGCTGCTGGAGGGCTTCGCGCTGCACCCGGAACGGGCATACTCGCGTGACGACCTGCTGATGCGGGTGTGGGCGGGCCAGCCGGACACCGAGAGCCGCGTGGTGGACGTGTACGTCGGGAACCTGCGCCGCAAGCTGGGCGAGCGGGTGATCGTGACGGTGCGCGGGCACGGGTACCGTCTGGGAGCGCTGGGCGAGGCGGACGCGTGACGTTCCGGTGGCGACTGACGCTCACGTACGCGCTGCTGCTCGCACTCACGCTGCTGGTGGCGGGCGGTGCGAGCTACGCGGGCCTGCGGCACACGCTGTACGCCGCCCTGGACGCCGGGCTGCGGGCCGACGCCGTCAGCACCGCCCGGCTGGAGGCCCGGCCCGACCTCGAACCGGCCCCTCAGGTGGCGGCGTCCCTGGACGCCATGAACCGCCAGCAGCCGGTGCGCGTCACCGTGTTCAGCGTCACGGGCAGGGAAGTGGACCGCGGCCCGTCCCGGGTGGGGTTCGTGCCGCGCACCGGGGCGACGCAGGTGGGCGGTGAGCGGGTGTACATGCTGCGCGTCGGGGCCGGGTGGGTGCAGGCGAGCGTCAGCGACGCCGCCGTCCGCGCGTCCCTGCACGCCTTCCTGTGGCAGGAACTGCTGGGCGTGCCGCCGCTGCTGCTGCTGTCCCTGGCGGTGGGGTACCTGCTGGCGGACCGGGCGCTGCGGCCCGTGGATCAGGTGAGCGACCTCGCGGCCCGGATCGCCGCGCACGGCCAGCCGGGAGAACGCGTCCCGGAGGCGCAGGGCGCGGACGAACTCGCGCGGCTGACGCGCACCATCAACGCCATGCTCGCGCGGCTGGACGAACAGCTCACGCACGAACGCCTCTTCGCGCACGCGAGCGCGCACGAGCTCCGCACGCCCATCAGCGTGATTCGCGCCGCGACCAGCCTCGCCCTGGAGGGGGAACGCACGCCGGACGAGTACCGCGCGGCCCTCGCGCAGGTGAACGAGGTGAGCGCCGACATGGGCACCCTCACGGCGCGGCTCCTGGCCCTCGCCCGCAGTGCCCGCCCGGCCGGGAACGGCGACGTGAACCTCGCCGACGTGGCCCTGCTGGTCAGCGAACTGCACGGCGAGGACGCCCGCGCGCGCGGCGTGAAGGTGCAGGTCACGGCGGACGACGCCGCCACCCGCGGGGACTTCGACGCGCTCGTGATGGCGGCCGGGAACCTGCTGCAGAACGCGCTGAGGTACACGCCGCGCGGCAGTGTCGTCCGGGTGCAGAGCGGCGTGCGCGGCGGTGACGCCCACCTGACGGTGCAGGACGCCGGTCCCGGCATTCCGGAGGGGGACGTGCCGCGCCTCGTGCGGCCCTTCCAGCGGGGCGAGCGGACGGCTCAGAACGCCGACAGCAGTTCCGGCGCGGGACTGGGCCTCGCGCTGGTGCAGGCGGTCATGACGGCCCACGGCGGGCAGCTGCACCTGGAGAGCGCGCCACTGTCGGGCCTGCGGGCCGAACTGCGCCTGCCCCCGCGACGCTGACGTGGACAGGGGAAGGGGAGGACCACGCGTGTGGCTCCTCCCCTTCCCCTGTCGCCCGGCACGGGCAATGGATCAGGTGCGCGTCACTTCACGGCCGTGTCGATCCAGCGGAACAGTTCCGGCAGGTCGTAATCGCCGCTGTGCGGGACGTTCCACGGCAGGGCGTAGTCCACGCTGCGGCCCGAGGCGCGCAGGGTGGTGGCGAGGATCGCGGAGACGGCCAGCGAG of the Deinococcus aquiradiocola genome contains:
- a CDS encoding helix-turn-helix domain-containing protein; its protein translation is MTLIVDEAELQLARRIMQERRARQWSQADLARHSGISKAAVSRIERAEMSPTASTLVRLASAFDLTLAGLLLRAEGQDLLSREADQPRWQDPGTGYVRQQVFAHPAHPLEVVRVILPARQRVTLPAASYEHIRQLVWVHGGTLTVQEGGASHTLSPGDCLGFGAPGDVTFANDTDQSCQYAVLLTRR
- a CDS encoding CAP domain-containing protein; its protein translation is MRFLYRTFIALTFAATSAHASGTLSPRDLGAAAQQAFQTCHVTLTQNAALDRAAADLLQGYAPDPALTRQAYRSTMRRTFRASNYGDLTRLGGMLAGRCGFWDGFREYGVATTSGNVAVIVANPDAVDAAQFSTFNRRLLDLTNAARAQGQKCGEKLMNSTGPLSWDPQLATSAAVYVQDMVQLNFRGHISAKDQSDPTARAARAGFVGKAGENAVYDVVTPEEAMAGLLASPEHCLNLMNPAFTRFGSAIANAPFANAFGTYWVQDFGIPGN
- a CDS encoding ATP-binding protein is translated as MTPGRDSGLPESVPETVHVTVLGPPVIRTHLGDTRPLERKVAALLTFVALEGEQTRSVLAGLLWPDVTEHAARNNLRQTLYRLRGLTGDILSPGERVRLLPVVTVDVTALELAAFEGRAADVLHFGHDLLSGLDYDDCPDLQDWLLAQRERLRNVQQDAQLTLMRAAEARGELHAALAAAEGLLLLEPVSEFAYRSVMDLHHRLGDRGAALRAYARCREVLQRELGVEPMPQTVALAQVITRDTDSRTPERASPRPAPAAQGSPGGWLEPFVPLVGRSAALREVRAALEAGRRVYLVGPAGSGKTRLALDALDTLARAHGTRVRTVTGRPGDDAFPYATLARAVRELRRSHPGLPLPGWVDAEIARLQPERSPALPPLVTHEDRLRFSEAVAALYAHAAAAGDTLLFLDDVHFMDTSSWEIWQYVLGHPDIRSGARAVLAYRAAELPPERLAALRAAARAREASAVTLEPLTDEDVHVLMRHLAPDAPHTFVHDLARSTGGLPLTLLETLRALREAGALTRGWPAHLPHLPGLQALMTRRLEALGGDALRLARIAAVAGPAFSAELAADVLGTHPVDLGPPWTELVQARVLSVPGSPSPFTHDLLAQATLQALPAPITALLHGRIAAALERRAAHDDPGRLARHWALAGNDARAAQWHVQAARTYHANGAVTAAADAYRQALHAGLTPEEQVAARRALGVTLTDFDPALAEHELQLAQTQARALRLTLDLSLGAAALAELRRKQGRLPEGLQAIGDALRILPEDAAPAVRAGLWRARFWLHLRAAQVPDAETAIGEALRHAPGDPDLENERALLLWHTGRGPEAVEAYEALLRAVPPGAPSGFENNLAWTYWTLGRNAEAAELLERLLAAPSSPYSQGLYRANLSTVLTSLGQSRRALHELRLARPLLERYPLHLTDVHHRTSIVHYRAGRDQAALMSLEAALPLAREVNDPYRLAFVLASLAATLARRGHTDAALPLALEAQTLAARTGYPLVDCVAAQALSVVNIHSQGGPATGGAAERHAEAAASIARACSMPEQLAHALLLQAQATTRASWRQALQREALQLGQTHDFPDVTWRAAAALTPAEPDLRAVAQTALHRLREAAPDGWYRT
- a CDS encoding response regulator transcription factor, with translation MRLLLLEDDPRLHALIVTGLREAGHSVEGVTTARLAYNVAMTGTFDALILDVMLPEGEDAGFLLARRLREEGQGTPILFLTARSDVESRLQGLEVGDDHLGKPFDFRELRSRLAGLVRRAAGQARSVLPLPGGAGLDVHRREVLDAAARPVPLTPREFELLEGFALHPERAYSRDDLLMRVWAGQPDTESRVVDVYVGNLRRKLGERVIVTVRGHGYRLGALGEADA
- a CDS encoding sensor histidine kinase — encoded protein: MTFRWRLTLTYALLLALTLLVAGGASYAGLRHTLYAALDAGLRADAVSTARLEARPDLEPAPQVAASLDAMNRQQPVRVTVFSVTGREVDRGPSRVGFVPRTGATQVGGERVYMLRVGAGWVQASVSDAAVRASLHAFLWQELLGVPPLLLLSLAVGYLLADRALRPVDQVSDLAARIAAHGQPGERVPEAQGADELARLTRTINAMLARLDEQLTHERLFAHASAHELRTPISVIRAATSLALEGERTPDEYRAALAQVNEVSADMGTLTARLLALARSARPAGNGDVNLADVALLVSELHGEDARARGVKVQVTADDAATRGDFDALVMAAGNLLQNALRYTPRGSVVRVQSGVRGGDAHLTVQDAGPGIPEGDVPRLVRPFQRGERTAQNADSSSGAGLGLALVQAVMTAHGGQLHLESAPLSGLRAELRLPPRR